A genomic region of Pseudomonas sp. MPC6 contains the following coding sequences:
- a CDS encoding hybrid sensor histidine kinase/response regulator, with translation MTPEQLRDSSLLELFSLEAEAQTQVLSAGLLALERDPTQADHLESCMRAAHSLKGAARIVGVDAGVSVAHVMEDCLVSAQEGRLYLRPEHIDALLQGTDLLMRIATPDNNPGPADIEAYVALMARLLDPLALAAPISTPIAPFMAADLLQATGVELSMPELEVEPPPGAPVEPAPRARRSTDSGERVLRVTAERLNSLLDLSSKSLVETLRLKPHLATMQRLKRLQNNGLRALENLNVHLKEHALSLEAREALDDARRLLAESQRMLVEKNAELDEFAWHAGQRAQVLYDTALACRMRPFADVLTGQVRMVRDLGRSLGKQVRLEIEGEKTQVDRDVLEKLEAPLTHLLRNAVDHGIESPEQRLLAGKPAEGLIRLRVSHQAGLLVLQLSDDGNGVDLEQVRRSIIERQLSPAETAAQLSEEELLTFLFLPGFSLRDTVTEVSGRGVGLDAVQHMVRQLRGAVVLEQTAGEGSHFHLEVPLTLSVVRSLVVEVGDEAYAFPLAHIERMCDLEPADIVQVEGRQHFWHEGRHVGLVAASQLLQRPVSQHSQQTLKVVVIREREAIYGVAVERFIGERTLVVLPLDERLGKVQDISAGALLDDGSVVLIVDVEDMLRSVDKLLNTGRLERISRQGNQVVEAARKRILVVDDSLTVRELQRKLLLNRGYDVAVAVDGMDGWNALRSEDFDLLITDIDMPRMDGIELVSLLRRDNRLQSLPVMVVSYKDREEDRRRGLDAGADYYLAKASFHDDALLDAVVELIGGARA, from the coding sequence ATGACCCCAGAGCAGTTGCGCGACTCCTCTTTGCTGGAGCTGTTCAGCCTCGAAGCCGAAGCCCAGACCCAAGTGCTGAGCGCAGGTTTATTGGCGCTGGAGCGCGATCCGACCCAGGCCGACCATCTCGAATCGTGCATGCGCGCGGCGCATTCGCTCAAGGGCGCCGCGCGGATCGTCGGAGTCGATGCCGGCGTCAGCGTGGCGCATGTGATGGAAGATTGCCTGGTCAGCGCTCAGGAAGGGCGCCTGTACCTGCGCCCCGAGCACATCGATGCGTTACTGCAAGGCACCGATCTGCTGATGCGCATCGCAACGCCCGACAACAATCCGGGCCCTGCGGATATCGAGGCCTATGTCGCCTTGATGGCTCGATTGCTGGATCCGCTGGCGCTAGCCGCGCCGATCAGCACCCCCATCGCGCCGTTCATGGCCGCGGATTTGCTGCAAGCCACCGGGGTTGAGCTGTCGATGCCGGAGCTGGAAGTCGAACCGCCACCCGGTGCACCCGTCGAGCCAGCGCCCAGGGCCAGACGCTCCACCGATAGCGGTGAGCGAGTCCTGCGGGTCACTGCCGAGCGTTTGAACAGCCTGCTCGACCTGTCGAGCAAATCCCTGGTGGAAACCCTGCGGCTCAAGCCGCACCTGGCCACCATGCAACGGCTCAAGCGCCTGCAGAACAATGGCCTGCGGGCCCTGGAAAATCTCAACGTCCATCTCAAGGAGCATGCCTTGAGCCTGGAGGCCCGGGAAGCCCTCGACGATGCCCGTCGGCTGTTGGCCGAATCCCAGCGAATGCTGGTGGAAAAGAACGCCGAACTGGATGAGTTCGCCTGGCACGCCGGTCAACGGGCGCAAGTGCTGTACGACACGGCGTTGGCGTGTCGCATGCGCCCGTTTGCCGACGTGTTGACCGGGCAAGTGCGGATGGTCCGCGACCTTGGCCGTAGCCTGGGCAAGCAGGTGCGACTGGAGATCGAGGGCGAGAAAACCCAGGTCGATCGCGACGTCCTGGAAAAACTCGAAGCGCCGCTGACGCACCTGCTGCGCAACGCCGTGGACCATGGCATCGAATCCCCGGAGCAACGGCTGCTGGCCGGCAAGCCGGCTGAAGGCTTGATCCGCTTGCGTGTCTCGCATCAGGCCGGCCTGCTGGTGTTGCAGTTGAGCGATGACGGCAACGGTGTCGATCTGGAACAGGTCCGCCGCAGCATCATCGAGCGGCAGTTGTCCCCGGCTGAAACGGCTGCGCAGTTGAGCGAAGAGGAGCTGTTGACGTTCTTGTTTCTGCCGGGCTTCAGCTTGCGGGACACGGTCACCGAGGTGTCCGGACGCGGGGTCGGACTGGATGCGGTGCAACACATGGTCCGGCAGTTGCGCGGCGCGGTGGTGCTGGAGCAGACGGCGGGCGAGGGCAGCCATTTCCATCTCGAAGTGCCGCTGACCCTGTCGGTGGTGCGCAGCCTGGTGGTGGAAGTCGGCGACGAAGCGTATGCGTTTCCACTGGCTCACATCGAGCGCATGTGCGACCTGGAGCCGGCGGACATCGTCCAGGTCGAGGGCCGTCAGCACTTCTGGCACGAAGGCCGGCATGTCGGGCTGGTCGCCGCCAGCCAGCTATTGCAGCGCCCGGTGAGCCAGCACAGTCAGCAGACCCTGAAGGTGGTGGTGATCCGGGAGCGCGAGGCGATCTACGGCGTGGCCGTCGAACGTTTTATCGGCGAGCGGACGTTGGTGGTGTTGCCGCTGGACGAACGCCTGGGCAAGGTCCAGGACATTTCTGCCGGGGCCTTGCTGGACGACGGTTCGGTGGTGCTGATCGTCGACGTCGAAGACATGCTGCGTTCGGTCGACAAACTGCTCAACACCGGGCGTCTGGAGCGAATCTCGCGCCAGGGCAACCAGGTCGTCGAAGCCGCTCGCAAACGGATCCTGGTGGTCGACGATTCGCTGACCGTTCGCGAGCTGCAACGCAAGTTGCTGCTCAATCGCGGGTATGACGTCGCCGTGGCGGTGGACGGCATGGACGGCTGGAACGCCCTGCGTTCGGAGGATTTCGATTTGCTGATCACCGACATCGATATGCCGCGCATGGACGGCATCGAACTGGTGTCTTTATTGCGCCGGGACAATCGCCTGCAATCCCTGCCGGTCATGGTGGTGTCCTATAAGGATCGCGAAGAAGACCGCCGTCGTGGACTGGACGCCGGAGCCGACTATTATCTAGCCAAAGCCAGTTTTCATGACGACGCCCTGCTTGATGCAGTGGTGGAGCTCATCGGAGGAGCACGGGCATGA
- a CDS encoding chemotaxis response regulator protein-glutamate methylesterase — translation MKIAIVNDMPMALEALRRALAFEPAHEVVWVAGNGAEAVQRCAELTPDLILMDLIMPVMDGVEATRRIMAETPCAIVIVTVDRQQNVHRVFEAMGYGALDVVDTPALGAGNAQDAAAPLLRKIINIGWLIGDRGNRERAAPSLLRSSASRQRLIAIGSSAGGPAALEVLLKGLPRNFSAAIVLVQHVDQVFAAGMAEWLSSASGLNVRLAQEGEPPQPGTVLLAGTNHHIRLLKNGTLAYTAEPVNEIYRPSIDVFFESVAQYWNGDAVGVLLTGMGRDGAQGLKLMRQQGYLTIAQDQLSSAVYGMPKAAAAIDAAVEIRPLDKIAPRLLEIFSK, via the coding sequence ATGAAGATAGCCATCGTCAACGACATGCCCATGGCGCTGGAGGCCCTGCGCCGCGCCCTGGCGTTCGAGCCGGCACACGAGGTGGTCTGGGTGGCCGGCAACGGCGCCGAGGCGGTGCAGCGCTGTGCCGAACTCACCCCGGACCTGATTCTGATGGACCTGATCATGCCGGTGATGGACGGTGTGGAAGCCACCCGGCGCATCATGGCCGAGACCCCTTGCGCGATCGTCATCGTCACGGTCGACCGCCAGCAGAATGTGCATCGAGTGTTCGAGGCCATGGGCTACGGCGCGCTGGACGTCGTCGACACGCCGGCACTGGGTGCGGGTAACGCGCAGGATGCGGCCGCTCCGCTGCTGCGCAAGATCATCAACATTGGCTGGCTGATCGGTGACCGCGGTAATCGAGAGCGAGCGGCCCCGAGCCTCTTGCGCAGTTCGGCTTCGCGTCAGCGCCTGATCGCCATTGGTTCGTCCGCGGGCGGGCCGGCGGCGCTGGAAGTCTTGCTCAAGGGCCTGCCGCGCAACTTTTCGGCAGCGATCGTGCTGGTGCAGCACGTCGACCAGGTATTCGCCGCCGGCATGGCCGAATGGCTGAGCAGCGCCAGCGGCCTGAACGTGCGCCTGGCCCAGGAAGGCGAACCGCCGCAGCCCGGCACCGTATTACTGGCCGGCACCAACCACCATATCCGCTTGTTGAAAAACGGCACGCTGGCCTACACCGCCGAACCGGTCAACGAGATCTATCGGCCCTCGATCGATGTGTTTTTCGAGAGCGTCGCCCAGTACTGGAACGGCGATGCCGTAGGTGTTTTGTTAACCGGAATGGGACGCGATGGCGCTCAGGGGCTTAAACTCATGCGCCAGCAGGGCTACCTGACCATCGCTCAAGACCAACTCAGCAGTGCGGTGTACGGCATGCCGAAGGCAGCTGCCGCCATCGACGCTGCCGTGGAAATTCGTCCATTGGACAAGATCGCGCCACGATTGCTGGAAATTTTCAGCAAATGA
- a CDS encoding PleD family two-component system response regulator, whose product MNDLQLDGFKTDEDAAMVLLVDDQAMIGEAVRRGLSNEENIDFHFCADPHQAIAQAIRIKPTVILQDLVMPGLDGLSLVREYRNHPATKDIPIIVLSTKEDPLIKSAAFAAGANDYLVKLPDNIELVARIRYHSRSYMTLLQRDAAYRALRVSQQQLLDTNLVLQRLMNSDGLTGLSNRRHFDEYLELEWRRALRDQSQLSLLMIDVDFFKSYNDSFGHLDGDEALRKVATAIRDASARPSDLPARYGGEEFALVLPNTSPGGARLVAEKLRQSVSALKIAHNLPVEGSHLTISIGLSTMTPQQGGDCRQLILAADKGLYLAKHNGRNQVGID is encoded by the coding sequence ATGAATGACTTACAGCTCGACGGCTTCAAAACCGACGAAGACGCCGCCATGGTGTTGTTGGTGGACGATCAGGCAATGATCGGCGAAGCCGTGCGCCGCGGCTTGTCGAATGAAGAAAACATCGACTTTCACTTTTGCGCCGATCCGCACCAGGCCATCGCCCAGGCGATTCGCATCAAGCCGACGGTGATCCTGCAGGACCTGGTCATGCCCGGGCTCGATGGCCTGAGCCTGGTGCGCGAATACCGCAATCATCCGGCGACCAAGGATATTCCGATCATCGTCCTGTCGACCAAGGAAGACCCGCTGATCAAGAGCGCGGCGTTCGCGGCCGGGGCCAACGATTACCTGGTCAAGCTGCCGGACAACATCGAACTGGTGGCGCGCATCCGCTATCACTCGCGTTCCTACATGACCCTGTTGCAGCGTGACGCGGCTTACCGGGCGCTGCGGGTCAGCCAGCAGCAGTTGCTCGACACCAACCTCGTGCTGCAGCGCTTGATGAACTCCGACGGCCTGACCGGGCTGTCGAACCGCCGGCACTTCGATGAATACCTGGAACTGGAGTGGCGACGCGCGCTGCGTGACCAGAGTCAACTGTCGTTGCTGATGATCGATGTCGACTTTTTCAAATCCTACAACGACAGCTTTGGCCACCTGGACGGCGATGAAGCCCTGCGCAAAGTGGCCACGGCGATCCGTGACGCCAGCGCCCGACCGTCGGACCTGCCGGCCCGTTACGGCGGCGAAGAATTCGCCCTGGTCCTGCCCAACACTTCCCCGGGCGGCGCGCGGCTGGTGGCGGAAAAACTGCGCCAGTCCGTGTCCGCACTGAAGATCGCGCATAATCTCCCTGTCGAAGGTTCGCACCTGACCATCAGCATCGGCCTGTCGACCATGACCCCCCAGCAGGGCGGCGACTGCCGTCAATTGATCCTGGCGGCGGACAAGGGGTTGTATCTGGCGAAACACAATGGGCGTAATCAGGTGGGGATTGACTGA
- the prfB gene encoding peptide chain release factor 2 (programmed frameshift), producing MEINPILNSIKDLSERSETIRGYLDYDQKHERLTEVNRELEDPSVWNNPSYAQELGRERSLLAQIVDTLDEMHSGLADAKDLLLMSAEEEDQAAVDDVAAEVERLRESLEKLEFRRMFSGEMDANNAYLDIQAGSGGTEAQDWANILLRMYLRWADKRGFDATIMELSAGEVAGIKGATVHIKGEYAFGWLRTEIGVHRLVRKSPFDSGNRRHTSFSAVFVSPEIDDNIEIDINPSDLRIDTYRSSGAGGQHVNTTDSAVRITHVPTNTVVSCQNERSQHANKDTAMKMLRARLYEQEVQKRNAASQALEETKSDIGWGHQIRSYVLDASRIKDLRTNIERSDCDKVLDGDIDDYLIASLKQGL from the exons ATGGAAATCAACCCGATCCTTAACAGCATCAAGGACCTGTCCGAGCGCTCCGAAACTATTCGGGGGTATCTT GACTACGATCAAAAGCATGAGCGTCTGACTGAAGTCAATCGCGAGCTTGAAGATCCGTCTGTCTGGAACAACCCGTCGTACGCTCAGGAGCTGGGTCGCGAGCGGTCCCTGCTGGCTCAGATCGTCGACACCCTCGACGAAATGCACAGTGGCCTGGCCGATGCCAAGGACCTGCTGCTGATGTCCGCCGAAGAAGAAGACCAGGCCGCCGTCGATGACGTCGCTGCCGAAGTCGAGCGTCTGCGCGAGTCCCTGGAAAAACTCGAATTCCGTCGTATGTTCAGCGGCGAGATGGATGCCAACAACGCCTACCTGGACATCCAGGCCGGCTCCGGTGGCACCGAGGCCCAGGACTGGGCCAACATCCTGCTGCGCATGTACCTGCGCTGGGCCGACAAGCGCGGTTTCGACGCGACCATCATGGAACTGTCCGCCGGTGAAGTCGCCGGGATCAAGGGCGCGACCGTGCACATCAAGGGCGAATACGCCTTTGGCTGGCTGCGCACCGAAATCGGCGTGCACCGTCTGGTGCGCAAGAGCCCGTTCGACTCCGGCAACCGTCGTCACACCTCGTTCTCGGCCGTGTTCGTGTCGCCGGAAATCGATGACAACATCGAAATCGACATCAACCCGTCGGACCTGCGCATCGATACCTACCGCTCCTCCGGTGCCGGTGGTCAGCACGTAAACACCACCGACTCGGCCGTACGTATCACCCACGTACCGACCAACACCGTGGTCAGCTGCCAGAACGAACGTTCCCAGCACGCCAACAAAGACACCGCGATGAAAATGTTGCGGGCGCGCTTGTACGAGCAGGAAGTGCAGAAACGCAACGCTGCCTCGCAAGCCCTGGAAGAAACCAAGTCGGATATCGGCTGGGGCCACCAGATTCGCTCCTACGTGCTCGACGCGTCGCGGATCAAGGATTTGCGCACCAACATCGAACGCAGCGACTGCGACAAGGTGCTCGACGGCGACATCGACGACTACCTGATAGCAAGCTTGAAACAAGGGCTCTAA
- the lysS gene encoding lysine--tRNA ligase: MSDLELDPQALQQEENSLIALRKEKLAAERAKGNAFPNDFRRDNYCEDLQKQYADKTKEELAEAAIPVKVAGRIMLNRGSFMVIQDMTGRIQVYVNRKTLSEETLASVKTWDMGDIIAAVGTLARSGKGDLYVEMTEVRLLTKSLRPLPDKHHGLTDTEQRYRQRYVDLIVNEDVRQTFRVRSQVIAHIRSFLMQRDFLEVETPMLQTIPGGAAAKPFETHHNALDMEMFLRIAPELYLKRLVVGGFEKVFEINRNFRNEGVSTRHNPEFTMLEFYQAYADYEDNMDLTEELFRELAQLVLGSTDVPYGDKVFHFGEPFVRLSVFDSILKYNPELTADDLTDIDKARAIAKKAGAKVLGFEGLGKLQVMIFEELVEHKLEQPHFITQYPFEVSPLARRNDENPNVTDRFELFIGGREIANAYSELNDAEDQAERFMAQVADKDAGDDEAMHYDADFVRALEYGMPPTAGEGIGIDRLVMLLTNSPSIRDVILFPHMRPQA, encoded by the coding sequence ATGAGCGACCTAGAACTCGACCCGCAAGCCCTGCAACAGGAAGAAAACTCCCTGATCGCCCTGCGCAAGGAAAAGCTGGCTGCCGAGCGCGCCAAGGGCAATGCCTTCCCGAACGACTTCCGCCGCGACAACTACTGCGAAGACTTGCAGAAGCAATACGCGGACAAGACCAAGGAAGAGCTGGCAGAGGCTGCAATCCCGGTCAAGGTTGCCGGTCGCATCATGCTCAACCGTGGCTCGTTCATGGTGATCCAGGACATGACCGGTCGCATCCAGGTTTACGTCAACCGTAAAACCCTGTCCGAAGAAACCCTGGCCTCGGTGAAAACCTGGGACATGGGCGACATCATTGCCGCCGTTGGCACCCTGGCGCGTTCCGGCAAGGGCGACCTGTACGTCGAAATGACCGAAGTGCGCCTGCTGACCAAATCCCTGCGTCCGCTGCCGGACAAGCACCACGGCCTGACCGACACCGAGCAGCGCTATCGCCAGCGTTACGTCGACCTGATCGTCAACGAAGACGTGCGCCAGACCTTCCGCGTGCGTTCGCAAGTGATTGCGCACATCCGCAGCTTCCTGATGCAGCGTGACTTCCTTGAAGTCGAAACGCCGATGCTGCAAACCATCCCGGGTGGCGCGGCGGCCAAGCCGTTCGAGACTCACCACAATGCGCTGGACATGGAAATGTTCCTGCGTATCGCACCGGAGCTGTACCTCAAGCGCCTGGTTGTCGGCGGCTTCGAGAAAGTGTTCGAGATCAACCGCAACTTCCGTAACGAAGGCGTTTCGACCCGGCACAACCCTGAGTTCACCATGTTGGAGTTCTACCAGGCCTACGCCGACTATGAAGACAACATGGACCTGACCGAAGAACTGTTCCGCGAACTGGCGCAGCTGGTCCTGGGCAGCACCGACGTCCCTTACGGCGACAAAGTGTTCCACTTCGGCGAACCCTTCGTGCGTCTGTCGGTGTTCGACTCGATCCTCAAGTACAACCCTGAGTTGACCGCTGACGACCTGACCGACATCGACAAGGCTCGCGCGATCGCCAAGAAGGCCGGGGCCAAGGTGCTGGGCTTCGAAGGCCTGGGCAAGCTGCAGGTGATGATTTTCGAAGAGCTGGTCGAGCACAAGCTGGAGCAGCCGCACTTCATTACCCAGTACCCGTTCGAAGTGTCGCCGCTGGCTCGCCGCAACGACGAGAACCCGAACGTCACCGACCGTTTCGAGCTGTTCATCGGCGGCCGTGAAATCGCCAACGCCTACTCCGAGTTGAACGACGCGGAAGACCAGGCCGAGCGCTTCATGGCGCAGGTGGCCGACAAGGACGCCGGCGACGACGAAGCCATGCACTACGACGCCGACTTCGTTCGCGCGCTGGAGTACGGCATGCCGCCAACGGCCGGTGAAGGGATCGGCATCGACCGCCTGGTGATGCTGCTGACCAACTCCCCGTCGATCCGCGACGTGATCCTGTTCCCGCACATGCGGCCGCAAGCGTAA
- a CDS encoding TetR family transcriptional regulator, producing MNRAMAQEGAVGIATAVAESVQYQGRKASRQGSEQRRQDILDAAMRIVVRDGVRAVRHRAVAAEAGVPLSATTYYFKDIDDLLTDTFAQYVERSAAFMAKLWANNEGLLREMVAYGDGSPESRSQLADDIARLTSDYVHRQLQNRREHLMAEQAFRQEALLNPRLAKLVRSHQQILLQGTCHFFEVLGSREPQQDAKVLTAIIGRMEYQGLLNDAEPAAEAEMLGILTRYMHLVLASV from the coding sequence GTGAACCGTGCAATGGCTCAAGAGGGTGCAGTGGGTATCGCTACTGCGGTCGCTGAAAGTGTTCAGTACCAGGGCCGCAAGGCCAGCCGCCAGGGCAGCGAGCAGCGTCGACAGGACATTCTCGATGCGGCCATGCGCATTGTCGTGCGCGATGGCGTGCGGGCCGTACGGCACCGTGCAGTGGCCGCCGAGGCCGGAGTGCCGCTGTCGGCCACCACTTACTACTTCAAGGATATCGATGACCTGCTCACCGATACCTTCGCCCAATACGTGGAGCGCAGCGCGGCCTTCATGGCCAAGTTGTGGGCCAACAATGAAGGCTTGTTGCGGGAGATGGTCGCCTATGGCGATGGCAGTCCCGAGTCCCGCTCGCAACTGGCGGACGACATTGCGCGGCTGACGTCCGACTATGTTCATCGCCAATTGCAGAACCGTCGCGAACACTTGATGGCCGAGCAGGCGTTCCGCCAGGAGGCACTGTTGAACCCGCGCCTGGCGAAGTTGGTGCGCTCGCACCAGCAGATTCTGCTGCAGGGCACCTGCCACTTTTTCGAAGTATTGGGTTCCCGCGAGCCGCAACAAGATGCCAAAGTGTTGACGGCGATTATCGGACGGATGGAATATCAGGGCCTGCTCAACGACGCCGAGCCTGCCGCCGAAGCGGAAATGCTCGGTATCCTGACCCGGTATATGCACCTGGTCCTGGCGTCGGTGTGA
- a CDS encoding flavohemoglobin expression-modulating QEGLA motif protein: MDDYQQSIRILSDRIVLAQTPIRVLDAVKWDDTIRKGFLKAKGKEMPAVDRDYYLNRPLSFDSSKVKLEFQNIERDITRQLGQFNPVGQIMRRMCKEYRMVVRMLEARGTEDFGLISQELYGAASDAFHAGDPTLSDLGLMLSDYLNNIDGRGDLKDEPKLLTAKDAVDLLQNRLSKVFGEAEDTIRVFESDGIVADAAAGADYIKIRTDAMFNERDVRALEVHEGLVHVGTTLNGLNQPICTFLSKGPPSSTVTQEGLAILMEIITFASYPSRLRKLTNRTRAIHMVEEGADFLQIFEFFREQGFEMAESYGNASRVFRGSVPTGLPFTKDLSYLKGFIMVYNYIQLAVRKGKLEQIPLLFCGKTTLEDMRTLRQLVDEGLVVPPKYLPEQFRDMNALSAWMCFSNFLNHLSLDRIEADYSNIL; this comes from the coding sequence GTGGACGATTACCAGCAGTCGATACGCATTTTATCCGATCGCATTGTGCTGGCGCAGACGCCGATTCGCGTCCTCGATGCGGTCAAGTGGGACGACACCATTCGCAAGGGTTTCCTCAAGGCCAAGGGCAAGGAAATGCCGGCGGTGGACCGCGATTACTACTTGAACCGGCCGCTGTCCTTCGACTCCAGCAAAGTGAAGCTGGAATTCCAGAACATCGAACGCGACATCACCCGTCAGCTCGGCCAGTTCAACCCGGTCGGCCAGATCATGCGCCGCATGTGCAAGGAATACCGCATGGTGGTGCGCATGCTCGAGGCGCGTGGCACCGAGGATTTCGGCCTGATTTCCCAGGAACTGTACGGCGCTGCGTCCGACGCATTCCATGCTGGCGACCCGACCCTGTCCGACCTGGGCCTGATGCTCTCCGATTACCTGAACAACATCGACGGTCGCGGCGACCTGAAGGACGAACCGAAGCTCCTCACCGCCAAGGACGCCGTGGATTTATTGCAAAATCGGCTGAGCAAGGTATTTGGCGAGGCCGAGGACACCATTCGGGTGTTCGAGTCCGACGGCATCGTTGCCGATGCGGCGGCCGGCGCCGACTACATCAAGATCCGCACCGACGCGATGTTCAACGAGCGTGACGTGCGCGCGCTGGAAGTCCACGAAGGGCTGGTGCATGTGGGCACCACGCTCAATGGCTTGAACCAGCCGATCTGCACCTTCCTGTCCAAGGGGCCGCCTTCATCGACGGTGACCCAGGAAGGCCTGGCGATCCTGATGGAAATCATCACCTTTGCCTCCTACCCGAGTCGCCTGCGCAAACTCACCAACCGCACCCGGGCCATTCATATGGTGGAGGAGGGCGCCGACTTCCTGCAGATCTTCGAGTTCTTCCGCGAGCAGGGTTTCGAAATGGCCGAAAGCTATGGCAACGCCAGCCGGGTGTTCCGCGGTTCGGTGCCGACAGGCCTGCCATTTACCAAAGACTTGTCCTACCTCAAGGGCTTTATCATGGTCTACAACTACATTCAGTTGGCCGTGCGTAAAGGCAAGCTGGAGCAGATACCGCTGTTGTTTTGCGGCAAGACCACGCTGGAAGACATGCGCACCCTGCGCCAGTTGGTGGATGAAGGCCTGGTCGTGCCGCCCAAATACTTGCCGGAGCAGTTCCGCGACATGAACGCGCTGTCGGCGTGGATGTGCTTCTCCAACTTCCTCAATCACCTGAGCCTGGACCGGATCGAGGCGGATTACTCCAATATCCTGTGA
- a CDS encoding alpha/beta hydrolase: MRILSIVCLLLTLSGCSSLLFYPEPGQLFTPEKAKLEFRDVTLTTADGLKLHGWWLPAKPGVEVKGTVLHLHGNGGNLPMHLGGSWWLPKQGYQVLLVDYRGYGLSEGEPSLPAIYQDIDAAFKWLDQAPEVQGKPLILLGQSLGGSMAVHYLVQHPERQKQLKAVVLDGVPASYRSVGRFALSNSWLFWAFQVPLSWLVPDGDSAIHSMAQLNGVPKLIYHSIDDPIVPLSNGIRLYQAAPPPRVLQLTRGGHVQTFADPVWRQVMLRYLDDPQHFNGLRRLGEIPNYPANPNSEDEPPESPQ, from the coding sequence ATGAGGATCCTCAGCATCGTCTGCCTTCTTCTGACCTTGAGCGGGTGCAGCTCCTTGCTGTTCTACCCGGAGCCAGGCCAACTGTTCACCCCGGAAAAAGCCAAGCTCGAATTCCGCGACGTCACCCTCACCACCGCCGACGGCCTCAAGCTGCATGGCTGGTGGCTACCGGCGAAACCAGGCGTCGAGGTCAAGGGCACGGTGCTGCACCTGCATGGCAACGGCGGCAATCTGCCCATGCACCTTGGGGGCAGTTGGTGGTTGCCGAAGCAGGGCTATCAAGTGCTGCTGGTGGACTATCGCGGTTACGGCCTGTCCGAAGGCGAGCCGTCGCTGCCGGCGATCTATCAGGACATCGATGCCGCGTTCAAATGGCTCGACCAGGCCCCCGAGGTTCAGGGCAAGCCGTTGATCCTGCTGGGCCAGAGCCTTGGCGGTTCGATGGCCGTGCATTATCTGGTCCAGCACCCTGAACGCCAGAAGCAACTCAAGGCCGTGGTCCTCGATGGCGTGCCCGCCAGTTACCGCAGCGTCGGCCGGTTTGCCCTGAGCAACTCATGGTTGTTCTGGGCGTTCCAGGTGCCGCTGTCGTGGCTGGTGCCGGACGGCGATAGCGCCATTCACTCGATGGCGCAGCTCAATGGCGTGCCGAAACTGATCTACCACAGCATCGATGATCCGATCGTGCCCCTTTCCAACGGCATCCGACTGTATCAAGCTGCGCCGCCGCCGCGGGTGCTGCAACTGACCCGTGGGGGGCATGTGCAGACGTTCGCCGACCCGGTCTGGCGCCAGGTCATGCTGCGTTATCTCGACGATCCGCAGCATTTCAACGGCCTGCGCCGCCTGGGTGAAATCCCCAATTACCCGGCAAACCCGAATTCCGAAGATGAACCACCAGAGAGTCCGCAATGA
- a CDS encoding OmpA family protein, with product MRKQLMIPALLAASVALAACSTPPNANLEQARTNYSGLQADPQASKVAALETKDASDYLDKADKAYMDKENQAKVDQLAYLANQRVEVAKQTIALRTAEANLKNASAQRAQARLDARDQQIKQLQDSLNAKQTDRGTLVTFGDVLFATDRADLKSSGLVNINKLAQFLQENPDRKVIVEGYTDSTGTASHNQSLSERRAGSVRMALVKMGVDPARIVAQGYGKEYPVAENGSVSGRAMNRRVEVTISNDNQPVIPRSAVSSN from the coding sequence ATGCGTAAACAATTGATGATCCCTGCCCTGCTGGCGGCAAGTGTTGCACTGGCTGCCTGCTCTACGCCGCCCAACGCGAACCTGGAACAGGCCCGCACCAACTACAGCGGCCTGCAGGCCGACCCGCAAGCCAGTAAAGTCGCGGCGCTGGAAACCAAGGACGCCAGCGATTACCTGGACAAGGCCGACAAAGCCTACATGGACAAGGAAAACCAGGCCAAAGTCGATCAGCTTGCCTATTTGGCCAACCAGCGGGTTGAAGTGGCGAAGCAGACCATCGCCCTGCGCACCGCTGAAGCCAATCTGAAGAACGCTTCCGCTCAACGTGCCCAGGCCCGCCTGGATGCCCGCGACCAGCAGATCAAGCAGCTGCAGGACAGCCTGAACGCCAAGCAGACCGATCGCGGCACCCTGGTGACTTTCGGCGACGTGCTGTTCGCCACCGATCGGGCTGACCTGAAATCCAGCGGTCTGGTCAACATCAACAAACTGGCGCAGTTCCTCCAGGAAAACCCGGACCGCAAGGTGATTGTCGAAGGTTATACCGACAGCACCGGTACGGCTTCGCACAACCAGTCCCTGTCCGAGCGCCGCGCCGGTTCCGTGCGCATGGCGTTGGTGAAGATGGGCGTTGATCCAGCGCGCATCGTGGCCCAGGGTTATGGCAAGGAATACCCGGTTGCTGAAAACGGCAGCGTTTCGGGTCGTGCAATGAATCGTCGGGTGGAAGTGACCATTTCCAACGACAACCAGCCGGTGATCCCGCGTTCGGCGGTCAGCTCGAACTGA